Proteins encoded in a region of the Verrucomicrobiia bacterium genome:
- the cysK gene encoding cysteine synthase A, translated as MGRIYQNIVETVGNTPLVRLNRIPASLGVDPSTSLLLKCEFFNPLGSVKDRIGMAMIEDAERRGVLKPDTTIIEPTSGNTGIALAFVAAAKGYSLILTMPETMSLERRTLLAMLGARLVLTPGTEGMKGAIRRAEELAKEIPGSWIPQQFENPANPEVHRRTTAEELWRDTDGQIDILVAAVGTGGTITGCYEVIRPRKPSFCAIAVEPKDSPVISQTLKGEPLKPGPHKIQGTGAGFVPANLHLKGEGGEEQITECIPVSNDDAFAIARRLAREEGILGGISTGANVWAACEVARRPENKGKTIVTIACSTGERYLSTPLAAEARAEVGG; from the coding sequence ATGGGTCGCATTTATCAGAACATCGTTGAAACGGTCGGCAACACGCCTCTGGTCCGATTGAACCGGATTCCCGCCTCGCTCGGCGTGGATCCCTCGACGTCCCTTCTATTGAAGTGCGAGTTCTTCAATCCGCTGGGGAGCGTGAAGGACCGGATTGGGATGGCGATGATTGAGGATGCGGAGCGGCGTGGGGTGTTGAAGCCCGATACGACGATCATCGAGCCGACGTCGGGCAACACGGGGATTGCGCTGGCGTTTGTGGCGGCGGCGAAGGGGTATTCGTTGATCCTGACCATGCCGGAGACCATGTCGCTGGAGCGGCGCACGCTGCTGGCGATGCTGGGGGCGCGGCTGGTGCTGACGCCGGGGACCGAGGGCATGAAGGGGGCGATCCGGCGTGCCGAGGAACTGGCGAAGGAGATACCGGGGTCGTGGATTCCGCAGCAGTTCGAGAACCCGGCGAATCCCGAGGTGCATCGTCGGACGACGGCGGAGGAACTCTGGCGGGACACCGATGGCCAGATCGACATCCTGGTGGCTGCGGTGGGGACGGGCGGGACGATCACGGGATGCTACGAGGTGATCCGGCCGCGCAAACCGTCCTTTTGTGCGATCGCGGTCGAGCCGAAGGATTCGCCGGTCATCAGTCAGACCTTGAAGGGCGAGCCCTTGAAGCCGGGGCCGCACAAGATTCAGGGGACCGGGGCCGGGTTTGTGCCGGCGAACCTTCATCTGAAGGGGGAGGGCGGGGAGGAACAGATCACCGAGTGCATCCCGGTTTCCAACGATGACGCTTTCGCCATCGCGCGCCGGTTGGCGCGGGAGGAGGGCATCCTCGGCGGGATTTCGACGGGCGCCAACGTGTGGGCCGCGTGCGAAGTGGCGCGGCGACCGGAGAACAAGGGGAAGACGATCGTGACGATCGCCTGCTCGACCGGGGAGCGCTACCTCAGCACCCCGCTGGCGGCCGAGGCGCGCGCGGAAGTGGGAGGCTGA
- a CDS encoding lysophospholipid acyltransferase family protein, with protein sequence MSLAARAVPPDSPRLRALFAAYAGWYVSRHFHAVRISKASPPPIHDTPAPLVVFLNHASWWDPLICLLLWARWFPDRRPFAPIDAAALTRYRFFERLGFFGVEGGSPRGAATFLRRSVSLLQQPGTMLWVTPQGRFSDARERPLAFRPGLGHLATRCSRQPAPFPSPPPATGHVLSLVPLAIEYTWWHERLPEVLVRFGPPVVLPPDQKRDPELCSAACESALEVTMDALAQDARDRRPEAFVPLLSGRAGIGPGYDTWRRLRAWSKGRPFDARHGTL encoded by the coding sequence ATGAGCCTGGCTGCCCGTGCCGTCCCCCCCGATTCACCCCGCCTGCGCGCCCTCTTCGCCGCGTACGCAGGATGGTACGTCTCCAGGCATTTCCACGCCGTCCGGATCAGCAAGGCTTCCCCACCGCCCATCCACGACACCCCCGCACCCCTCGTCGTATTCCTGAATCACGCCTCGTGGTGGGACCCCTTGATATGCCTCCTGCTCTGGGCGCGTTGGTTCCCCGACCGAAGACCATTCGCACCCATCGACGCCGCAGCACTGACCCGCTACCGCTTCTTCGAGCGCCTCGGCTTTTTCGGTGTCGAGGGCGGATCCCCCCGTGGCGCCGCCACGTTCCTGCGCCGATCCGTTTCCCTCCTGCAGCAACCCGGCACCATGCTGTGGGTGACCCCGCAAGGGCGATTCTCGGATGCACGCGAACGTCCCCTCGCCTTCCGTCCCGGTCTCGGACACCTCGCAACCCGCTGCTCCCGCCAACCGGCTCCCTTCCCCTCACCCCCTCCCGCAACCGGTCACGTCCTGAGCCTCGTCCCACTCGCCATCGAGTACACCTGGTGGCACGAACGCCTCCCCGAAGTGCTCGTCCGGTTTGGCCCCCCTGTCGTCCTCCCGCCCGACCAGAAACGCGATCCGGAACTCTGCTCCGCAGCCTGTGAGTCGGCCCTCGAAGTCACCATGGATGCCCTCGCACAAGACGCCCGCGACCGGCGCCCGGAAGCCTTCGTCCCGTTGCTGTCCGGTCGCGCCGGAATCGGCCCGGGCTACGACACCTGGCGCCGCCTCCGAGCCTGGTCCAAAGGCCGCCCCTTCGATGCCAGACACGGAACATTATGA
- a CDS encoding glycosyltransferase, with protein MILPAWIAVALAALPAVLFLSNLPLYRRLGRPTPATAPAPASLPAISVLIPARNEAATIQSALESVLHAAGSAPLEVVVLDDHSTDATASLVRSASDRDPRIRLIQGQPLAEGWCGKQHACWQLANEARHDLLLFLDADVRLLPDALERLVRHMQQHPQIDLLSGVPHQQTVGLLERLLLPLIHFVLLGFLPMLAARRSRWPAFAAGCGQLFLARRTPYLASGGHRTIRTSLHDGVTLPRAFRNAGHFTDLFDATDIATCRMYRSASEVWQGLAKNATEGMASPAAIVPWSILLLGGQVLPWIVAGVASMGTDAFRLGILAILLSYLPRILATLRFHQSALGALLHPVGILVLMAIQWVALFRQWRGQPMEWRGRSYPPSSTPIGHPPAP; from the coding sequence ATGATCCTCCCCGCCTGGATCGCCGTTGCCTTGGCCGCCCTCCCGGCCGTCCTCTTCCTCTCCAACCTCCCCCTCTACCGCCGCCTCGGCCGACCCACACCGGCAACCGCCCCCGCCCCTGCCAGTCTGCCCGCAATCTCCGTCCTCATCCCCGCCCGCAATGAAGCCGCCACCATCCAGTCGGCACTCGAATCCGTCCTTCATGCCGCCGGTTCCGCACCCCTGGAAGTGGTGGTCCTCGACGATCACTCCACCGACGCCACCGCCTCCCTCGTCAGGTCCGCTTCGGACCGCGATCCCAGAATCCGCCTGATCCAGGGCCAACCCCTGGCCGAGGGTTGGTGCGGCAAGCAACACGCCTGCTGGCAACTGGCCAATGAGGCCCGACACGATCTCCTCCTGTTCCTGGATGCCGATGTCCGCCTCCTGCCGGACGCCCTGGAACGCCTCGTCCGGCACATGCAGCAGCACCCCCAAATCGACCTCCTGAGCGGCGTTCCCCACCAGCAAACGGTCGGCCTCCTCGAACGTCTCCTCCTCCCCCTGATTCACTTCGTGCTGCTCGGATTCCTCCCCATGCTCGCCGCCCGACGAAGCCGCTGGCCGGCCTTCGCCGCAGGATGCGGTCAACTCTTCCTCGCCCGCCGTACGCCCTACCTCGCCTCCGGAGGACATCGGACCATCCGGACCTCCCTTCACGACGGCGTCACCCTCCCCAGAGCGTTCCGGAATGCGGGTCACTTCACAGACCTCTTCGATGCCACCGACATCGCCACCTGTCGGATGTACCGGTCCGCGTCCGAGGTCTGGCAGGGTCTCGCCAAGAACGCCACCGAGGGCATGGCCAGTCCGGCTGCCATCGTGCCCTGGTCCATCCTCCTCCTGGGCGGACAGGTGCTCCCCTGGATCGTGGCCGGCGTGGCGTCGATGGGAACGGACGCCTTCCGCCTCGGCATCCTGGCCATCCTCCTCTCCTACCTGCCGAGAATCCTTGCCACCCTGCGCTTCCATCAAAGCGCACTGGGCGCACTCCTCCATCCGGTCGGCATCCTGGTCCTGATGGCCATCCAGTGGGTCGCCCTGTTCCGACAATGGCGCGGACAACCCATGGAATGGCGTGGCCGCAGTTATCCCCCGTCGTCCACTCCCATCGGCCATCCTCCCGCCCCATGA
- a CDS encoding IS1634 family transposase: MFVQATSPSRKNGKTYVSYLVRESFRTPSGPRSRTVCNITDLPAHLRDLIAASLKGQHFVPADQVQLHHALDYGGLAVLNDAWARFSLHTLFADIGSPRQRGLLQAMIYSRLLFPCAKLSLAHQADGTWLAQACGLDPQESFDEDDLYEAMDQLNGHWVHLEKQLYQRAFPQDVRLVLYDLTSVYFEGDGPEHLARYGHSRDHRADRPQILLAVATDPEGVPLHLSVLRGNRNDTQTLQGLLHTLRRRFGIAEATFVFDGGMSSRLNLEAMTEANLGYVTRLSAATLQSLVAELALEKQMEIGDRQVLMEVTHQAKRYVIAGGQWRQQRDRERRQSRMAKAEAELKRLAAVKRKKVDAQKLASQAGRSLQRLKAHKYFTYRVNQQGVLEWERKTEVIEQEARQDGWYLLHTNESTEKTPSEQVLGHYKGLLDVEEAFCELKSYLEVRPVYHRRPDRVVNHVRLCFLAYWLSARLGGEWRAKGETEEVPRVLRHLQTIRVGHLQMGEDVHRALITQVPAQLNAQLHKLGLAPLFSTPPQP; the protein is encoded by the coding sequence GTGTTCGTTCAGGCCACCTCTCCCTCGCGTAAGAACGGCAAAACCTACGTCTCCTACCTCGTCCGCGAGTCCTTCCGCACCCCATCCGGGCCTCGCTCCCGCACCGTCTGCAATATTACCGACCTGCCCGCCCACCTCCGCGATCTCATTGCCGCCTCCCTCAAAGGCCAACACTTCGTTCCAGCCGATCAAGTGCAGCTGCATCATGCTCTGGACTACGGCGGCCTCGCCGTTCTCAACGACGCCTGGGCCCGCTTCAGCCTCCATACCCTCTTCGCCGATATCGGCTCCCCACGCCAACGCGGCCTCCTCCAGGCCATGATCTACAGTCGCCTCCTCTTTCCCTGCGCCAAGCTCTCCCTGGCTCATCAGGCCGACGGCACCTGGCTGGCTCAGGCTTGCGGCCTGGATCCGCAGGAGTCCTTCGACGAGGACGACCTCTACGAGGCGATGGATCAACTCAACGGCCATTGGGTCCACTTGGAGAAGCAACTTTACCAACGCGCCTTCCCTCAGGATGTGCGGTTGGTGCTGTACGATTTAACCAGTGTTTACTTCGAGGGCGATGGGCCCGAACATCTCGCCCGATACGGCCACAGCCGCGATCACCGCGCCGATCGACCCCAGATCCTCCTGGCCGTGGCGACCGACCCCGAGGGTGTTCCCCTGCATCTGTCGGTTCTGCGCGGCAACCGCAACGACACCCAGACTCTCCAGGGCCTGCTTCATACCCTGCGCCGTCGTTTCGGCATCGCCGAAGCGACCTTCGTCTTCGATGGGGGCATGAGCAGCCGCCTCAATTTGGAAGCGATGACCGAGGCCAATCTGGGGTACGTGACCCGCCTCTCGGCCGCGACTCTGCAGAGCCTGGTGGCCGAATTGGCCTTGGAGAAGCAGATGGAGATCGGCGACCGCCAGGTGCTCATGGAAGTGACCCATCAAGCCAAGCGCTACGTCATTGCCGGCGGCCAGTGGCGTCAGCAACGCGACCGGGAGCGCCGCCAGAGCCGGATGGCCAAAGCCGAGGCGGAGTTGAAGCGCCTGGCCGCGGTAAAGCGCAAGAAAGTGGACGCTCAAAAGCTGGCCAGCCAGGCCGGACGCAGTCTGCAACGGCTCAAGGCGCACAAGTACTTCACCTATCGAGTCAACCAGCAGGGAGTCTTGGAGTGGGAGCGCAAAACCGAAGTGATCGAGCAGGAGGCCCGGCAAGACGGATGGTATTTGCTGCACACGAACGAATCGACGGAGAAGACTCCCAGCGAGCAGGTCCTAGGGCACTACAAGGGTCTCCTGGACGTGGAAGAGGCGTTCTGCGAACTCAAGAGTTACCTGGAAGTTCGCCCGGTTTACCATCGACGGCCCGATCGTGTGGTGAACCACGTTCGGTTGTGTTTTCTGGCCTACTGGCTGAGTGCGCGTCTGGGCGGCGAGTGGCGGGCCAAGGGCGAGACGGAGGAAGTCCCACGCGTCCTGCGCCACCTCCAAACGATTCGAGTCGGTCACTTGCAGATGGGCGAGGACGTGCATCGTGCCCTCATCACCCAAGTGCCCGCCCAACTGAATGCCCAACTCCACAAATTGGGGTTGGCGCCGCTCTTTTCGACGCCACCCCAGCCCTAG
- a CDS encoding nucleoside-diphosphate kinase, with amino-acid sequence MSQETTLVLFKPDAIAKALVGQVLARFEAADLRIRGIRMFRLDDALLREHYAHIASKPFFPEVQAFMQQSPVIALALSGDNAVNRVRDLLGPTDSTKAPKGTIRGDLGVDVMVNVCHASDSPETAAIELKRFFDDRDLFDR; translated from the coding sequence GTGTCACAGGAAACCACTCTCGTACTGTTCAAACCCGACGCCATCGCCAAGGCCCTCGTCGGACAGGTCCTCGCCCGCTTCGAAGCCGCGGATCTCCGGATCCGGGGCATCCGGATGTTCCGCCTCGACGACGCCCTCCTGCGCGAACACTACGCCCACATCGCCTCCAAGCCCTTCTTCCCCGAGGTCCAGGCCTTCATGCAGCAATCCCCCGTCATCGCCCTCGCCCTGTCCGGCGACAACGCCGTCAACCGCGTCCGCGACCTCCTCGGCCCCACCGACTCCACCAAGGCCCCCAAGGGCACCATCCGCGGCGATCTCGGCGTCGATGTGATGGTCAACGTCTGCCACGCCTCCGACTCCCCGGAAACCGCCGCCATCGAACTGAAGCGGTTCTTCGACGACCGGGACCTCTTCGACCGCTGA
- a CDS encoding ABC transporter permease, which translates to MINDLRLAFRQLGRNPGFAGVAAFTLAVGIGANTVVLSWIRATLVDAIPGAEAAHRLVVLAPQHLTQGVNDTMSLADIGSLREATNVFAGITGSQIDAMPVRIGREIEWVWGQAVQANFFEVLGVRPVLGRAFVEGEDEAGAAERVAVIGHRLWRNRFGGSADVVGRTIEIQDRRVTIVGVAPAGFRGTMGGLDLQLWFPLSGYVAPEVLRQRTESRGWRWLHTVGRLQEGVGIREARAAAGAIGQRLAEAHPNSNRDSTLAVLPLWRSPWGGQEVFLPLLRALAVVAVLLLALVTANVANLLLARAQGRESEIAVRAALGAGPGRLLRQFLTESLVLAVLGGAGGVALAWLGKGLLLSLMPATYLPIAYDLRIDGWALLATAGLTLGAGLCFGLVPALRALRLDLHDTLKAGGRAQVGPASRAWLRRSLVVGEVGLACVVLLGMGLCVRSFQKARQIEVGLDPSQVWVTGFRVSPHAGDAAWVNGLFRRLREEAARLPGVESAGLVDWLPLGFEDGSTTGFEIPGYVRRPGESISARSGVVSPGYFGTLRIPIEAGRDFRDDDAGGEMRAVVVNRAFANRYFPGRDPVGLTFRLWGGDARIIGVVATGKYRTLDEPPQPYLYVLSETMGHRTLTLAVRARGSLRAVGREVDRLAVSIDPQLSPVAGLSYEQYMAAALAVPRMAAVLLTALGAIALGLAGLGTYAVMAQGAQQRRREIGVRMALGARPGDIRRLIVGQGLTMAALGLGLGGVAGVAAARALGGVLVGVTAADPLAWAVPPILLLAATVAACWWPAVRAARVDPMEALRGE; encoded by the coding sequence ATGATCAACGATCTTCGACTGGCTTTTCGGCAACTGGGGAGGAATCCGGGGTTTGCGGGGGTGGCGGCCTTCACGCTGGCGGTGGGGATTGGGGCGAACACGGTGGTTCTTTCGTGGATTCGGGCGACGCTGGTGGACGCGATTCCCGGGGCCGAGGCGGCCCATCGGCTGGTGGTTTTGGCGCCGCAGCACCTGACGCAGGGGGTTAACGACACGATGTCGCTGGCCGACATCGGGAGTCTGAGGGAGGCGACGAACGTGTTTGCGGGCATCACGGGATCGCAGATTGACGCCATGCCGGTGCGGATCGGGCGGGAGATCGAGTGGGTCTGGGGTCAGGCGGTCCAGGCCAATTTCTTCGAGGTGCTGGGGGTCCGGCCGGTATTGGGACGGGCCTTCGTGGAGGGCGAGGATGAGGCCGGGGCGGCGGAGAGGGTGGCGGTGATCGGGCATCGATTGTGGCGTAACCGGTTTGGGGGTTCGGCGGACGTGGTGGGTCGGACGATCGAGATTCAGGACCGGCGGGTGACGATCGTGGGGGTGGCGCCGGCGGGGTTTCGGGGGACGATGGGCGGGCTGGATCTTCAGCTTTGGTTTCCCCTGTCGGGATATGTGGCGCCGGAGGTGCTGCGGCAGCGGACGGAGTCGCGCGGGTGGCGGTGGTTGCACACGGTGGGGCGGTTGCAGGAGGGCGTGGGGATTCGGGAGGCGCGGGCGGCGGCCGGGGCGATCGGGCAGCGGCTGGCCGAGGCGCATCCCAATTCGAACCGGGACAGCACCCTTGCGGTGCTGCCGCTGTGGCGGTCGCCGTGGGGGGGGCAGGAGGTGTTTCTGCCGCTGTTGCGGGCCCTGGCGGTGGTGGCGGTGCTGCTGCTGGCGCTGGTGACGGCGAACGTGGCGAACCTGCTGCTGGCGCGGGCGCAGGGGCGCGAGTCGGAGATTGCGGTCCGCGCGGCGCTGGGAGCCGGGCCGGGCCGGTTGCTGCGGCAGTTTCTGACCGAGAGCCTGGTTCTGGCGGTGCTGGGCGGAGCGGGCGGGGTGGCGTTGGCGTGGTTGGGGAAGGGATTGTTGTTGAGCCTGATGCCGGCCACCTACCTGCCGATCGCCTACGATCTGCGGATTGACGGATGGGCGTTGCTGGCGACCGCGGGTCTCACGTTGGGGGCCGGGTTGTGCTTTGGGTTGGTTCCTGCGTTGCGGGCACTGCGACTGGATCTGCACGACACGCTCAAGGCGGGTGGGCGGGCGCAGGTGGGGCCGGCGTCCCGCGCGTGGTTGAGACGGAGTCTGGTGGTGGGCGAGGTGGGGCTGGCCTGCGTGGTGCTGCTTGGGATGGGGTTGTGCGTGCGCAGTTTTCAGAAGGCCCGACAGATTGAGGTCGGGTTGGATCCGTCCCAGGTGTGGGTCACCGGGTTCCGGGTGAGTCCGCATGCGGGGGACGCCGCCTGGGTGAACGGGCTGTTTCGAAGGCTTCGGGAGGAGGCGGCGCGGCTGCCGGGTGTGGAATCCGCGGGGTTGGTGGACTGGTTGCCGCTGGGATTCGAGGACGGGTCCACGACGGGGTTCGAAATCCCGGGGTACGTCCGCCGGCCGGGGGAAAGCATCAGCGCGCGCAGCGGGGTGGTCTCCCCGGGGTACTTCGGCACCCTGCGGATTCCGATCGAGGCCGGGCGGGACTTTCGGGATGACGATGCCGGCGGGGAGATGCGGGCGGTGGTGGTGAACCGGGCGTTCGCGAACCGGTATTTTCCCGGAAGGGATCCGGTTGGGCTGACGTTCCGGCTTTGGGGGGGGGACGCACGGATCATTGGGGTGGTGGCGACCGGGAAGTACCGGACGCTGGACGAGCCGCCGCAGCCGTATCTTTACGTTCTTTCGGAAACCATGGGGCATCGCACGCTGACCCTGGCGGTGCGGGCGCGGGGTTCGTTGAGGGCGGTGGGTAGGGAGGTGGACCGGTTGGCGGTGTCCATTGATCCGCAACTCAGTCCGGTGGCCGGACTGAGTTACGAGCAGTACATGGCGGCGGCGCTGGCGGTGCCGCGGATGGCGGCGGTGCTGCTGACGGCACTGGGGGCGATCGCCCTTGGATTGGCGGGGTTGGGGACCTACGCGGTGATGGCGCAGGGCGCACAGCAGCGCCGGCGCGAGATCGGGGTGCGCATGGCGCTTGGGGCACGGCCGGGCGACATCCGACGGTTGATTGTGGGACAGGGGTTGACGATGGCGGCGCTGGGACTCGGACTGGGTGGGGTTGCGGGGGTGGCGGCGGCGCGGGCGCTGGGAGGGGTGCTGGTGGGTGTCACGGCAGCGGATCCCCTGGCCTGGGCAGTTCCGCCCATCCTGCTTCTTGCGGCCACGGTGGCGGCGTGCTGGTGGCCGGCGGTGCGGGCGGCGCGTGTCGATCCCATGGAGGCGTTGCGGGGGGAGTGA
- the ruvB gene encoding Holliday junction branch migration DNA helicase RuvB translates to MRTIPTPPAPCKAGLEPPTPAQNRLVAVPACPNPRPVSERLVTDVLNQPDAQLEVTLRPALFSDFTGQANVKERLEIAVEAARRRNDPLDHLLLSGPPGLGKTTLAAILARAMGTNLRATSGPTIEKAGDLAGLLTNLEAGDVLFIDEIHRLQKTIEEYLYPAMEDFKLDIIIDQGPNARTVRLNLPRFTLIGATTRSGLLSAPMLTRFPMRERLDYYTAEQLQHIVRRSAHLLDVEIESDGALEIARRSRGTPRIANNLLRRVRDYAQVRHDGRITRDVANRALAILEIDEHGLDEMDKRILETIVVKFNGGPVGVNSLAVAVGEEPDTLEEVYEPYLILEGYLHRTPQGRVATELARRRLALAPSPNQPGLL, encoded by the coding sequence ATGCGAACCATCCCCACCCCGCCGGCGCCCTGCAAGGCCGGATTGGAGCCCCCCACGCCCGCCCAAAACCGCCTTGTCGCCGTCCCCGCCTGCCCGAATCCTCGGCCCGTGTCCGAACGGCTTGTCACTGACGTCCTGAACCAGCCCGACGCGCAGCTCGAAGTGACGCTGCGCCCGGCCCTCTTCTCCGACTTCACCGGCCAGGCCAACGTCAAGGAACGTCTCGAAATCGCCGTCGAAGCCGCCCGCCGCCGCAACGATCCCCTCGATCACCTCCTCCTCAGCGGACCGCCCGGTCTCGGCAAGACCACCCTTGCCGCCATCCTCGCCCGCGCCATGGGCACCAACCTCCGGGCCACCAGCGGCCCAACCATCGAAAAAGCCGGAGACCTCGCCGGACTCCTCACCAACCTCGAAGCCGGCGATGTCCTCTTCATCGACGAAATCCACCGCCTCCAGAAAACCATCGAGGAGTACCTCTACCCGGCCATGGAGGACTTCAAACTCGACATCATCATCGACCAGGGCCCCAACGCCCGCACCGTCCGCCTCAACCTCCCCCGCTTCACCCTCATCGGTGCCACCACCCGCTCCGGCCTCCTCAGCGCCCCCATGCTCACCCGCTTCCCCATGCGGGAACGCCTCGACTACTACACCGCCGAACAACTCCAGCACATCGTCCGCCGTTCCGCCCACCTCCTCGACGTCGAAATCGAATCCGACGGCGCCCTCGAAATCGCCCGCCGCTCCCGCGGCACCCCCCGCATCGCCAACAACCTCCTCCGCCGCGTCCGCGACTATGCCCAGGTCCGTCACGACGGCCGCATCACCCGCGACGTCGCCAACCGCGCCCTCGCCATCCTCGAGATCGACGAACACGGCCTCGATGAAATGGACAAACGCATCCTCGAAACCATCGTCGTCAAATTCAACGGCGGCCCCGTCGGCGTGAACTCCCTCGCCGTCGCCGTCGGCGAGGAACCCGACACCCTCGAGGAAGTGTACGAACCCTACCTCATCCTCGAAGGCTACCTCCATCGCACCCCCCAGGGCCGCGTCGCCACCGAACTCGCACGCCGCCGCCTCGCCCTGGCCCCCTCTCCAAACCAACCCGGTCTCCTCTAA